ATTTTTTACATTGAAAAATAGGTTTATCTTCAGTCTGAAGCTTGAGTCTTACTCAAGCTTTTAGATATTTTTTTTGATGTGTCACGCTGTGGTGTGATATATTGTTTATGATCGCTACAATCGCAGCATAGTTGCTAAAACAGTATTAAGTCAGAATCTTTGCTTTGAAACTAAGAACCAAGGTACAGGCATAACTGATCTTAGGCAATCCAAAAACAACAAAGTCTCAGAGTAAATAGACGCACTAGTCTTAGTTGACCGAATTTCCTAAGCCATCCAACTATGAAAAAATTAGTCCTTGGCAGAGCAGCGACAAAGCTGTCAAAGATTATCTTAACACTTAGAGGTTACGAAGAGCATCTTCTAAAGCAGTCTTTTGCTGCGTTTTTTCATCAATTTCTTTGATAACACGCGCAGGCACACCAGCTACCACGACATTGTCAGGGACATCTTGAGTTACAATAGCACCTGCTGCAACGACCGAACCACTCCCTACTTGCACCCCTTCAATAATAACCGCATTGGCACCAACCAGAACATTGTCTCCAATACGAACGGGATCTGCAGAAGCGGGCTCAATGACACCAGCAAGTACTGCACCTGCACCGATGTGACTGTTCTTACCAACAGTTGCGCGACCCCCAAGAATAGCTCCCATATCAATCATGGTTCCTTCACCAATTTCAGAACCGATATTGATAATAGCCCCCATCATGACCACAGCATTATCTTCAATGGTCACTTGATCACGAATGATGGCACCCGGCTCAATACGAGCATTGATGTTGCGTTTATCTAGCAAAGGTACTGCAGAATTGCGGCCATCCTGCTCTACCACATAGTCTTTATTTTCTGTTAAATTAGCCAGAAGCGGCTCAATGTCCTTCCAATCACCGAAAAGAACATTGCCAAGCTTGACAACATTTTCAGGAAGAGCAGCAGCCAAGGCTCCTTCAAAAGTCACCTTGACATTAGTCTTCTTTTCAGCATTGCCGATGAAAGCAATGATTTCTTGCGCAGACATTTTTTGTGCAGTCATATCTTTTATTCTCCAATTCAAAAGTCGTTAATTATTATTATAGCAAAAAATTGTGGTTTGGCTAGAGGAAAAGAAAAAGACCTCTGTTCGAGGTCAAAAGCTATCATTGTCATCCTTGAGACATTTCTTTCAATTCATCACGATAATCTTTTAAAAATTGTATTAAGTCGCTTTTTCCAATAGTAGATCTTTTACCCATCGTTTTCAAAGTAAAATAAGCAGTTAATTGAGACTAACAGCGACAGC
This region of Streptococcus mutans genomic DNA includes:
- the dapD gene encoding 2,3,4,5-tetrahydropyridine-2,6-dicarboxylate N-acetyltransferase — protein: MTAQKMSAQEIIAFIGNAEKKTNVKVTFEGALAAALPENVVKLGNVLFGDWKDIEPLLANLTENKDYVVEQDGRNSAVPLLDKRNINARIEPGAIIRDQVTIEDNAVVMMGAIINIGSEIGEGTMIDMGAILGGRATVGKNSHIGAGAVLAGVIEPASADPVRIGDNVLVGANAVIIEGVQVGSGSVVAAGAIVTQDVPDNVVVAGVPARVIKEIDEKTQQKTALEDALRNL